One stretch of Streptomyces sp. A2-16 DNA includes these proteins:
- the polA gene encoding DNA polymerase I — MAETAAKKTDNSPGGTRPRLMLMDGHSLAYRAFFALPAENFTTATGQPTNAIYGFASMLANTLRDEAPTHFAVAFDVSRKTWRSEEFTEYKANRSKTPDEFKGQVELIGEVLDAMHVSRFAVDGFEADDVIATLATQAEAAGFEVLIVTGDRDSFQLVSEHTTVLYPTKGVSELTRFTPEKVFEKYGLTPAQYPDFAALRGDPSDNLPGIPGVGEKTAAKWINQFGSFAELVERVEEVKGKAGQNLRDHLEAVKLNRRLTEMVRTVELPKTVTDLERLPYDRKTLAMILDTLEIRNPSLRERLLAVDPGAEEAEGTPAAAPGVAVDGTVLGTGELAGWLAEHGAQQPLGLATVDTWALGTGSVAEVALAASGGAAAWFDPAELDEADERAWTAWLADADRPKVLHNAKGAMRVFAEHGWSVAGVGMDTALAAYLVKPGRRSFDLDALSLEYLGRELAPAAAADGQLAFGADDGAEAEALMVQARAVLDLGTAFEGRLEEVGAADLLRDMELPTSALLARMERHGIAADRAHLEAMEQMFAGAVQQAVKEAHAAAGHEFNLGSPKQLQEVLFGELGLPKTKKTKTGYTTDADALAWLATQTDNELPVIMLRHREQAKLRVTVEGLIKTIAADGRIHTTFNQTVAATGRLSSTDPNLQNIPVRTDEGRAIRRGFVVGEGFESLMTADYSQIELRVMAHLSEDAGLIEAFTSGEDLHTTAASQVFAVEPGAVDAEMRRKIKAMSYGLAYGLSAFGLSQQLNIDAGEARALMDAYFERFGGVRDYLRRAVDEARATGYTATLFGRRRYLPDLNSDNRQRREAAERMALNAPIQGTAADIVKIAMLKVDGALREAGLASRMLLQVHDEIVLEVAPGERAAAEEIVRREMSDAVELRVPLGVSVGDGGDWESAAH, encoded by the coding sequence GTGGCAGAGACAGCAGCGAAGAAGACCGACAACAGCCCCGGTGGCACCCGCCCGCGCCTGATGCTCATGGACGGGCACTCGCTGGCCTATCGCGCGTTCTTCGCGCTGCCCGCGGAGAACTTCACCACCGCGACCGGCCAGCCGACCAACGCGATCTACGGCTTCGCCTCGATGCTGGCCAACACCCTGCGTGACGAGGCCCCCACGCACTTCGCGGTGGCCTTCGACGTGTCCCGCAAGACCTGGCGCTCCGAGGAGTTCACGGAGTACAAGGCCAACCGCTCCAAGACCCCCGACGAGTTCAAGGGCCAGGTCGAGCTGATCGGCGAGGTCCTCGACGCGATGCACGTCTCGCGGTTCGCGGTCGACGGCTTCGAGGCCGACGACGTCATCGCCACCCTCGCCACCCAGGCCGAGGCCGCCGGCTTCGAGGTGCTGATCGTCACCGGTGACCGCGACTCCTTCCAGCTGGTCTCCGAGCACACCACCGTGCTGTACCCGACGAAGGGCGTCTCGGAGCTGACCCGGTTCACCCCGGAGAAGGTCTTCGAGAAGTACGGCCTGACGCCCGCCCAGTACCCCGACTTCGCGGCCCTGCGCGGCGACCCGTCCGACAACCTCCCCGGCATCCCCGGCGTCGGCGAGAAGACCGCCGCGAAATGGATCAACCAGTTCGGTTCGTTCGCGGAGCTGGTCGAGCGCGTCGAGGAGGTCAAGGGCAAGGCCGGGCAGAACCTCCGCGACCACCTGGAGGCCGTGAAGCTCAACCGCCGCCTCACCGAGATGGTGCGCACGGTGGAGCTGCCGAAGACGGTCACCGACCTGGAGCGCCTGCCGTACGACCGCAAGACGCTGGCGATGATCCTCGACACCCTGGAGATCAGGAACCCCTCCCTGCGGGAGCGGCTGCTGGCCGTCGACCCAGGCGCCGAGGAGGCCGAGGGGACCCCGGCCGCCGCGCCCGGCGTGGCGGTGGACGGCACGGTGCTCGGCACCGGCGAGCTGGCCGGCTGGCTCGCCGAGCACGGCGCGCAGCAGCCCCTGGGTCTGGCCACCGTCGACACCTGGGCCCTCGGCACCGGCTCGGTCGCCGAGGTCGCGCTCGCCGCGTCCGGCGGGGCCGCCGCCTGGTTCGACCCGGCCGAGCTGGACGAGGCCGACGAGCGGGCCTGGACCGCCTGGCTCGCCGACGCCGACCGGCCCAAGGTGCTGCACAACGCCAAGGGCGCCATGCGGGTCTTCGCCGAGCACGGCTGGAGCGTCGCCGGGGTCGGCATGGACACCGCGCTCGCCGCGTACCTCGTCAAGCCGGGGCGCCGGTCCTTCGACCTGGACGCGCTGTCGCTGGAGTACCTGGGCCGGGAGCTGGCGCCCGCCGCCGCGGCCGACGGGCAGCTCGCCTTCGGCGCGGACGACGGCGCCGAGGCCGAGGCGCTGATGGTCCAGGCCCGAGCCGTCCTCGACCTCGGCACCGCATTCGAGGGCCGCCTGGAGGAGGTCGGCGCGGCCGATCTGCTGCGGGACATGGAGCTGCCCACCTCCGCCCTGCTGGCCCGGATGGAGCGGCACGGCATCGCGGCCGACCGGGCCCATCTGGAGGCCATGGAGCAGATGTTCGCCGGGGCGGTCCAGCAGGCCGTGAAGGAGGCCCACGCGGCGGCCGGGCACGAGTTCAACCTCGGCTCGCCCAAGCAGCTCCAGGAAGTCCTCTTCGGCGAGCTGGGCCTGCCGAAGACGAAGAAGACGAAGACCGGGTACACGACGGACGCCGACGCGCTGGCCTGGCTCGCCACCCAGACGGACAACGAACTGCCGGTGATCATGCTCCGGCACCGTGAGCAGGCCAAGCTGCGGGTGACCGTGGAGGGCCTGATCAAGACGATCGCCGCGGACGGCCGTATCCACACGACGTTCAACCAGACGGTCGCGGCCACCGGACGTCTGTCGTCCACGGACCCGAACCTCCAGAACATCCCCGTCCGTACGGACGAGGGGCGGGCCATCCGGCGCGGGTTCGTGGTGGGGGAGGGCTTCGAGTCCCTCATGACCGCGGACTACAGCCAGATCGAGCTGCGGGTGATGGCCCACCTGTCCGAGGACGCGGGGCTCATCGAGGCGTTCACCTCGGGGGAGGACCTCCACACCACGGCCGCCTCCCAGGTCTTCGCGGTCGAGCCCGGTGCGGTCGACGCGGAGATGCGGCGCAAGATCAAGGCGATGTCGTACGGGCTGGCGTACGGGTTGTCGGCGTTCGGGCTCTCGCAGCAGCTGAACATCGACGCGGGGGAGGCGCGTGCGTTGATGGACGCGTACTTCGAGCGGTTCGGCGGGGTGCGGGACTATCTGCGCCGGGCCGTCGACGAGGCGCGGGCGACCGGGTACACGGCGACGCTCTTCGGGCGCCGGCGGTATCTGCCCGACCTCAACAGCGACAACCGTCAGCGGCGTGAGGCGGCCGAGCGGATGGCGCTCAACGCGCCGATCCAGGGGACGGCGGCGGACATCGTCAAGATCGCGATGCTCAAGGTGGACGGAGCGCTGCGGGAGGCCGGGCTCGCCTCGCGCATGCTGCTGCAGGTCCACGACGAAATCGTGCTGGAGGTCGCGCCGGGGGAGCGGGCGGCCGCGGAGGAGATCGTGCGGCGGGAGATGTCCGACGCGGTGGAGCTTCGGGTGCCGTTGGGGGTTTCGGTGGGGGATGGGGGGGATTGGGAGTCTGCTGCTCATTAG
- a CDS encoding FdhF/YdeP family oxidoreductase has product MATKPPKGDPVQDAPQVTEPKHAAAGLPAIGHTLRIAQQQMGVKRTALTLLRVNQKDGFDCPGCAWPEPDHRHAAEFCENGAKAVAEEATLRRITPEFFAAHPVADLATRSGYWLGQQGRLTHPMYVAEGGTHYEPVTWERAFDIIAEEITALGSPDEAVFYTSGRTSNEAAFLYQLFARELGTNNLPDCSNMCHESSGSALSETIGIGKGSVLLGDLYKADLIIVAGQNPGTNHPRMLSALEKAKANGARIISVNPLPEAGLERFKNPQTPQGMLKGAALNDLFLQIRIGGDQALFRLLNKLILETEGAVDEAFVGEHTHGYEEFAEAARAADWDETLTATGLTRAEIEEALRMVLASERTIVCWAMGLTQHKHSVPTIREVVNFLLLRGNIGRPGAGVCPVRGHSNVQGDRTMGIFERPAPAFLDALEKEFGFAPPREHGFDVVRAIRALRDGEAKVFFAMGGNFVSASPDTDVTEAAMRRARLTVHVSTKLNRSHAVTGARALILPTLGRTERDLQGSGEQFVTVEDSMGMVHASRGRLEPASGQLLSEPAIVCRLARRVLGENSATPWEEFEKDYATIRDRIARVIPGFEDFNARVARPGGFTLPHAPRDERRFPTATGKANFTAAPVEYPALPEGRLLLQTLRSHDQYNTTIYGLDDRYRGIKNGRRVVLVNPGDADRLGLADGSYVDLVGEWKDGVERRAPGFRVVHYPTARGCAAAYYPETNVLVPLDSTADTSNTPASKSVVVRLEQSTTD; this is encoded by the coding sequence ATGGCCACGAAGCCGCCCAAGGGTGATCCGGTTCAGGACGCTCCCCAGGTCACCGAACCGAAGCACGCGGCGGCCGGGCTCCCGGCCATCGGCCACACCCTGCGGATCGCCCAGCAGCAGATGGGCGTGAAGCGCACCGCGTTGACGCTGCTGCGCGTCAACCAGAAGGACGGCTTCGACTGCCCCGGCTGCGCCTGGCCGGAGCCCGACCACCGGCACGCGGCCGAGTTCTGTGAGAACGGCGCGAAGGCGGTCGCCGAGGAAGCCACCCTGCGCCGCATCACCCCCGAGTTCTTCGCCGCGCACCCCGTCGCGGACCTCGCGACCAGGAGCGGCTACTGGCTGGGCCAGCAGGGGCGGCTCACGCATCCCATGTACGTCGCCGAGGGCGGCACCCACTACGAACCGGTGACCTGGGAGCGCGCCTTCGACATCATCGCCGAGGAGATCACCGCTCTCGGCTCGCCCGACGAGGCCGTCTTCTACACCTCGGGCCGCACCAGCAACGAGGCCGCGTTCCTCTACCAGCTCTTCGCCCGTGAGCTCGGCACGAACAACCTGCCGGACTGCTCCAACATGTGCCACGAGTCGTCCGGTTCGGCGCTCAGCGAGACCATCGGCATCGGCAAGGGCAGCGTCCTGCTCGGCGACCTCTACAAGGCCGACCTGATCATCGTCGCCGGACAGAACCCGGGCACCAACCACCCCCGCATGCTCTCCGCCCTGGAGAAGGCGAAGGCGAACGGCGCGCGGATCATCAGCGTCAACCCGCTGCCCGAGGCCGGCCTGGAGCGCTTCAAGAACCCGCAGACCCCCCAGGGCATGCTCAAGGGCGCCGCGCTCAACGACCTGTTCCTGCAGATCCGCATCGGCGGCGACCAGGCCCTCTTCCGCCTCCTCAACAAGCTGATCCTGGAGACCGAGGGCGCCGTCGACGAGGCCTTCGTCGGCGAACACACCCACGGCTACGAGGAGTTCGCCGAGGCCGCCCGCGCCGCCGACTGGGACGAGACGCTCACCGCGACCGGCCTCACGCGCGCGGAGATCGAGGAAGCCCTGCGGATGGTCCTCGCCTCGGAGCGGACCATCGTCTGCTGGGCCATGGGCCTGACCCAGCACAAGCACTCCGTGCCCACCATCCGCGAGGTCGTCAACTTCCTTCTCCTGCGCGGCAACATCGGCCGCCCCGGCGCCGGCGTCTGCCCGGTCCGCGGCCACTCCAACGTCCAGGGCGACCGCACCATGGGCATCTTCGAACGCCCCGCGCCCGCCTTCCTGGACGCCCTGGAGAAGGAGTTCGGCTTCGCGCCGCCGCGCGAGCACGGCTTCGACGTCGTCCGTGCCATCCGCGCCCTGCGGGACGGCGAGGCCAAGGTCTTCTTCGCCATGGGCGGCAACTTCGTCTCCGCCTCCCCCGACACCGACGTCACGGAGGCCGCCATGCGGCGCGCCCGGCTGACCGTGCACGTGTCGACCAAGCTCAACCGCTCGCACGCGGTCACGGGCGCGCGTGCCCTGATCCTGCCCACCCTGGGCCGCACCGAGCGCGACCTCCAGGGCAGTGGCGAGCAGTTCGTGACCGTCGAGGACTCCATGGGCATGGTGCACGCCTCCCGGGGCCGCCTGGAGCCCGCGAGCGGGCAGTTGCTGTCCGAGCCCGCCATCGTGTGCCGCCTGGCCCGCCGGGTCCTCGGGGAGAACAGCGCCACCCCGTGGGAGGAGTTCGAGAAGGACTACGCCACCATCCGGGACCGCATCGCCCGCGTGATCCCCGGCTTCGAGGACTTCAACGCGCGCGTGGCCCGTCCCGGCGGCTTCACCCTGCCGCACGCCCCGCGCGACGAGCGCCGCTTCCCCACCGCCACCGGCAAGGCCAACTTCACCGCCGCGCCCGTCGAGTACCCCGCGCTGCCCGAAGGGCGGCTGCTGCTGCAGACGCTGCGCTCGCACGACCAGTACAACACCACGATCTACGGCCTCGACGACCGCTACCGGGGCATCAAGAACGGCCGCCGGGTCGTCCTGGTCAACCCCGGGGACGCCGACCGGCTCGGTCTCGCCGACGGGTCGTACGTCGACCTCGTCGGCGAGTGGAAGGACGGCGTGGAGCGGCGGGCCCCCGGATTCCGGGTCGTGCACTACCCGACCGCACGGGGATGCGCGGCCGCGTACTACCCCGAGACCAACGTCCTGGTACCGCTGGACTCCACCGCCGACACCAGCAACACCCCGGCCAGCAAGTCCGTCGTCGTGCGTCTGGAACAATCGACAACCGACTGA
- a CDS encoding hotdog fold thioesterase, which translates to MGEQQHVTFPQEVIDEYAALGVDLVAMFSAGHLGSRMGVQIVEASADRVVGTMPVEGNTQPYGLLHGGASAVLAETLGSVGSMLHAGSSKIAVGVDLNCTHHRGVRSGLVTGVATPVHRGRSTATYEIVISDEEQRRVCTARLTCLLRDAPTR; encoded by the coding sequence ATGGGTGAGCAGCAGCACGTCACGTTCCCGCAGGAGGTCATCGACGAGTACGCGGCGCTCGGCGTCGACCTCGTCGCCATGTTCTCGGCCGGGCACCTGGGCAGCCGCATGGGCGTGCAGATCGTCGAGGCCTCGGCCGACCGGGTCGTCGGCACCATGCCCGTCGAGGGCAACACCCAGCCGTACGGTCTGCTGCACGGCGGCGCCTCGGCCGTGCTCGCCGAGACCCTCGGGTCCGTGGGCTCGATGCTGCACGCCGGAAGCTCCAAGATCGCGGTGGGGGTCGACCTGAACTGCACCCACCACCGCGGAGTGCGCTCGGGACTGGTGACCGGAGTGGCCACCCCGGTGCACCGGGGCCGCTCCACCGCGACGTACGAGATCGTGATCAGCGACGAGGAGCAGCGCCGGGTCTGCACCGCCCGCCTGACCTGCCTGCTCCGCGACGCCCCCACCCGCTAG
- a CDS encoding branched-chain amino acid ABC transporter substrate-binding protein yields MVILTSVMATGALTLTACGSRDDKGGDSDSGGGTTLTIGVDAPLSGENSTTGLGIQYGAQIAVDDANKNKLVPGVTFKLKAYDDKAQPATGQSNATAITGDKTAVGAVGPLNSGVAQSMQQVFASANMVEISPSNTNPALTQGKDWQTAKKRPYKTYFRTATTDELQGSFAADYAYNGLKKKKVFVVDDKQTYGAGLAKIFNEQFKKLGGTVVGTDHVNTGDKDFGSLVTKIKTSGADLLYYGGQYDESSLITKQMKDGGVKIPLFGGDGMFASTYIETAGAASEGDLATAVGVPADTLPAAKTFIETYKAKGYKGDYGAYGAYSYDAATAIIKAVKAAVDANDGKVPSDINALRSSVVDAVQKSDFEGISGKVSFDEYGDTTNKQLTVYQVTKGAWKAVKTGTAS; encoded by the coding sequence ATGGTGATCCTGACCTCCGTCATGGCGACGGGGGCTCTCACACTCACCGCCTGCGGCTCCCGAGACGACAAGGGCGGCGACAGTGACAGCGGGGGTGGCACCACCCTCACCATAGGCGTGGACGCCCCGCTCTCCGGCGAGAACTCCACCACCGGTCTCGGCATCCAGTACGGCGCCCAGATCGCCGTCGACGACGCCAACAAGAACAAGCTCGTCCCGGGCGTCACCTTCAAGCTGAAGGCCTACGACGACAAGGCGCAGCCGGCCACCGGCCAGTCCAACGCCACCGCGATCACCGGCGACAAGACCGCCGTCGGCGCCGTCGGCCCGCTGAACTCCGGCGTCGCCCAGTCGATGCAGCAGGTGTTCGCCTCGGCCAACATGGTCGAGATCTCCCCCTCGAACACCAACCCCGCCCTGACCCAGGGCAAGGACTGGCAGACGGCCAAGAAGCGTCCCTACAAGACGTACTTCCGCACCGCCACCACCGACGAGCTCCAGGGCAGCTTCGCCGCCGACTACGCGTACAACGGCCTCAAGAAGAAGAAGGTCTTCGTCGTCGACGACAAGCAGACCTACGGCGCCGGCCTCGCGAAGATCTTCAACGAGCAGTTCAAGAAGCTCGGCGGCACCGTGGTCGGCACCGACCACGTCAACACCGGCGACAAGGACTTCGGCTCCCTCGTCACCAAGATCAAGACCTCCGGCGCGGACCTCCTCTACTACGGTGGCCAGTACGACGAGTCGTCGCTGATCACCAAGCAGATGAAGGACGGCGGAGTCAAGATCCCGCTCTTCGGCGGCGACGGCATGTTCGCCTCCACCTACATCGAGACCGCGGGTGCCGCCTCCGAGGGCGACCTCGCCACCGCCGTCGGCGTCCCCGCCGACACCCTGCCCGCCGCGAAGACCTTCATCGAGACCTACAAGGCCAAGGGCTACAAGGGTGACTACGGCGCCTACGGCGCGTACTCCTACGACGCCGCCACCGCCATCATCAAGGCCGTGAAGGCCGCCGTCGACGCCAACGACGGCAAGGTCCCCAGCGACATCAACGCCCTGCGCTCCTCCGTCGTCGACGCCGTCCAGAAGTCCGACTTCGAAGGCATCTCCGGCAAGGTCTCCTTCGACGAGTACGGCGACACCACCAACAAGCAGCTCACCGTCTACCAGGTCACCAAGGGTGCGTGGAAGGCTGTGAAGACCGGCACCGCCAGCTAG
- a CDS encoding branched-chain amino acid ABC transporter permease, protein MNTLPQQLANGLLLGSMYGLIAIGYTMVYGIVQLINFAHGEIFMTGAFGAFTVYFYILPDGVSMAVAVPLMLVGGGIVAILIAVGAERFAYRPLRGAPRLAPLITAIGLSLALQEVVRNFYPGADRAVAFPGLDATHEIGSVTIKDADIFLIVAAIICMSALAFFVRKSRTGRAMQATAQDPDTAQLMGIDTNRIIVIAFAIGGFFAAVAAVAYGLKYGNIDYRMGFLMGLKAFTAAVLGGIGNIYGAMLGGLVLGVAETLASAYIDGIPGMDKLGGQSWANVWAFALLIIVLLVRPQGLLGERVADRA, encoded by the coding sequence GTGAACACCCTGCCGCAGCAGCTGGCCAACGGGCTGCTCCTAGGCTCGATGTACGGGCTCATCGCCATCGGCTACACGATGGTGTACGGCATCGTCCAGCTCATCAACTTCGCGCACGGCGAGATCTTCATGACCGGGGCCTTCGGCGCCTTCACGGTCTACTTCTACATCCTTCCCGACGGCGTCTCGATGGCCGTAGCCGTCCCCCTGATGCTGGTCGGCGGCGGCATCGTCGCGATCCTCATCGCGGTCGGAGCGGAACGGTTCGCCTACCGGCCCCTGCGCGGAGCACCACGGCTCGCACCGCTCATCACCGCGATCGGCCTCTCCCTGGCCCTCCAGGAAGTCGTCCGCAACTTCTACCCCGGCGCCGACCGCGCCGTCGCCTTCCCCGGCCTCGACGCCACCCACGAAATCGGCTCCGTCACCATCAAGGACGCCGACATCTTCCTCATCGTGGCCGCCATCATCTGCATGTCCGCCCTCGCCTTCTTCGTCCGCAAGTCCCGCACCGGCCGCGCCATGCAGGCCACCGCCCAGGACCCGGACACCGCACAGCTCATGGGCATCGACACCAACCGCATCATCGTCATCGCCTTCGCCATCGGCGGCTTCTTCGCCGCGGTCGCCGCCGTCGCCTACGGCCTCAAGTACGGCAACATCGACTACCGCATGGGCTTCCTGATGGGCCTCAAGGCCTTCACCGCGGCAGTCCTCGGCGGCATCGGCAACATCTACGGCGCCATGCTCGGCGGCCTCGTCCTCGGCGTCGCCGAGACCCTCGCCTCCGCCTACATCGACGGCATCCCCGGCATGGACAAGCTCGGCGGCCAGAGCTGGGCCAACGTCTGGGCCTTCGCGCTCCTCATCATCGTTCTCCTCGTCAGGCCACAAGGCCTGCTCGGCGAACGCGTCGCGGACAGGGCGTGA
- a CDS encoding branched-chain amino acid ABC transporter permease: MTDTTTRGLIPLPLAAARALLLVGGVATAASAFLAWTWTSEFPGDLTISGYPGGLQWLTFIAGLLTTVFALSAYDVRGLRWLIPARNNAPLALTAIGGFGVTWYTVVSIAAELGGLANLEPGGWVAAIASLLPVIGAFALPEPRTESTKENLKAYLAKPDGIPAPAPLSPWLERAVITVATIIGLAVFTYGIDTEYGELFVGYLIVVVFAVWALHTAGLMDRFSRIVAHNRSFTLAMGFAAAIAFPFTQTDDHYANIGVNILIFGTVALGLNIVVGLAGLLDLGYVAFLGVGAYTAALVSGSEFSRFSGVHFPFWAAALAGAAASLIFGVLIGAPTLRLRGDYLAIVTLGFGEIFRIAVNNMDGESGPDITNGPNGIPSIPDLNFFGFNLGEAHDIAGFTIGRFANYYLLMVLIMAIVVLVYTRAADSRIGRSWIAIREDETAATAMGINGFRVKLIAFALGAALAGLAGTVSAHVTYSVVPTPYQFAGSTPPNSAFLLAAVVLGGMGTVAGPILGAALLYLLPEKLVFLQDKSLLAFGIALILLMRFRPEGIIANRRRQLEFHETGQLDVPETTTLTGEPAAVTKAGA; this comes from the coding sequence ATGACCGACACCACCACCCGCGGCCTGATCCCGCTGCCCCTCGCGGCGGCCCGCGCGCTCCTCCTCGTCGGCGGCGTCGCCACCGCCGCCTCCGCCTTCCTCGCCTGGACCTGGACCAGCGAGTTCCCCGGCGACCTCACCATCAGCGGCTACCCCGGCGGCCTCCAGTGGCTGACCTTCATCGCCGGCCTCCTCACCACCGTCTTCGCCCTCTCCGCGTACGACGTCCGGGGCCTGCGCTGGCTCATCCCCGCCCGCAACAACGCCCCCCTCGCCCTCACCGCCATCGGCGGCTTCGGCGTCACCTGGTACACGGTCGTCTCGATCGCCGCCGAACTCGGCGGACTCGCCAACCTCGAACCGGGCGGCTGGGTCGCGGCCATCGCCTCCCTCCTCCCCGTCATCGGCGCCTTCGCCCTCCCCGAGCCGCGCACCGAGAGCACCAAGGAAAACCTCAAGGCGTACCTCGCCAAGCCCGACGGCATCCCCGCCCCGGCGCCCCTCAGCCCCTGGCTGGAGCGCGCGGTCATCACCGTCGCCACGATCATCGGCCTGGCCGTCTTCACCTACGGCATCGACACCGAGTACGGCGAGCTCTTCGTCGGCTACCTCATCGTCGTCGTCTTCGCCGTCTGGGCCCTGCACACCGCGGGCCTCATGGACCGCTTCTCCCGGATCGTCGCCCACAACCGCAGCTTCACGCTCGCCATGGGCTTCGCCGCCGCGATCGCGTTCCCCTTCACCCAGACCGACGACCACTACGCCAACATCGGCGTCAACATCCTGATCTTCGGCACGGTCGCCCTCGGCCTGAACATCGTCGTCGGCCTCGCGGGCCTCCTCGACCTCGGATACGTCGCCTTCCTCGGCGTCGGCGCCTACACCGCCGCCCTCGTCTCCGGCTCCGAGTTCTCCCGCTTCTCCGGCGTCCACTTCCCCTTCTGGGCCGCCGCCCTCGCCGGCGCCGCCGCATCGCTGATCTTCGGCGTCCTCATCGGCGCCCCCACCCTGCGACTGCGCGGCGACTACCTCGCCATCGTCACCCTCGGCTTCGGAGAGATCTTCCGCATCGCCGTCAACAACATGGACGGCGAATCCGGCCCGGACATCACCAACGGACCCAACGGCATCCCGTCCATCCCGGACCTCAACTTCTTCGGGTTCAACCTCGGCGAGGCGCACGACATCGCCGGCTTCACCATCGGCCGGTTCGCCAACTACTACCTGCTCATGGTCCTGATCATGGCCATCGTGGTCCTCGTCTACACCCGCGCCGCCGACTCCCGCATCGGCCGCTCCTGGATCGCCATCCGCGAGGACGAGACCGCCGCCACCGCCATGGGCATCAACGGCTTCCGCGTCAAGCTCATCGCCTTCGCCCTCGGCGCCGCACTCGCCGGCCTCGCCGGCACCGTCAGCGCCCACGTCACCTACAGCGTCGTCCCGACGCCGTACCAGTTCGCGGGCTCGACACCCCCCAACTCGGCCTTCCTCCTCGCCGCGGTCGTCCTCGGCGGCATGGGCACGGTCGCAGGCCCCATCCTCGGCGCCGCACTCCTCTACCTGCTGCCCGAGAAGCTGGTGTTCCTCCAGGACAAGTCGCTGCTGGCCTTCGGCATCGCCCTCATCCTGCTGATGCGCTTCCGCCCCGAAGGCATCATCGCCAACCGTCGCCGCCAACTCGAATTCCACGAGACCGGCCAACTCGACGTACCAGAAACAACAACCCTGACCGGCGAACCCGCTGCCGTCACCAAGGCGGGGGCGTGA
- a CDS encoding ABC transporter ATP-binding protein — MTTPVLEARNVTMRFGGLTAVRSVDFTVNAGEIVGLIGPNGAGKTTFFNCLTGLYVPTEGTVSYQGTVLPPKPHLVTKAGIARTFQNIRLFANMTVLENVLVGRHTRTKEGLWSALLRGPGFKKAEKASEERAMELLEFIGLEAKRDHLARNLPYGEQRKLEIARALASEPGLLLLDEPTAGMNPQETRATEELVFAIRDKGIAVLLIEHDMRFVFNLSDRVAVLVQGEKLVEGTSEVVQADERVIAAYLGEPFEGDPGAAEAAEVEAAESGADAQSTSGTKGEAQ; from the coding sequence ATGACCACACCAGTACTCGAAGCACGCAACGTCACCATGCGCTTCGGCGGCCTCACCGCCGTCCGCTCGGTCGACTTCACCGTCAACGCGGGTGAGATCGTCGGCCTCATCGGCCCCAACGGCGCCGGCAAGACCACCTTCTTCAACTGCCTCACCGGCCTCTACGTCCCCACCGAGGGCACGGTCTCCTACCAGGGCACCGTCCTGCCCCCGAAGCCCCACCTGGTGACCAAGGCCGGCATCGCCCGCACCTTCCAGAACATCCGCCTCTTCGCCAACATGACGGTCCTCGAGAACGTCCTCGTAGGCCGCCACACCCGCACCAAGGAAGGCCTCTGGTCGGCCCTCCTGCGCGGCCCCGGCTTCAAGAAGGCGGAGAAGGCCAGCGAGGAACGGGCCATGGAACTCCTGGAGTTCATCGGCCTGGAGGCCAAGCGCGACCACCTCGCCCGCAACCTCCCCTACGGCGAGCAGCGCAAGCTCGAGATCGCCCGAGCCCTGGCCTCCGAGCCCGGCCTGCTGCTCCTCGACGAGCCCACGGCCGGCATGAACCCCCAGGAGACCCGCGCCACCGAGGAGCTGGTCTTCGCGATCCGCGACAAGGGCATCGCCGTCCTCCTCATCGAGCACGACATGCGCTTCGTCTTCAACCTCTCCGACCGCGTCGCCGTCCTCGTCCAGGGCGAGAAGCTCGTCGAAGGCACCTCCGAGGTCGTCCAGGCCGACGAACGCGTCATCGCGGCCTACCTCGGCGAACCCTTCGAAGGCGACCCCGGCGCGGCCGAAGCGGCCGAGGTCGAGGCAGCCGAGTCGGGCGCCGACGCACAGAGCACCTCCGGCACCAAGGGAGAAGCCCAGTGA